The sequence CTCATTCCCTTTATAATGTAAAGAATAACTTGTACATAGTGCCtattaaatattcattttatttttttattaatactcTTAGttgaaaattcataatttttttaatactcatAATTGGAACTTGTATTGTGCAAGAAtaatatctctattttttttttcttagaattaATGGCTTATTATTTATCCCTACCTTTTAGGCACCTTTTCTTTAATTCCATAATTTTATATTGGAGTGTGAGACCAAAAAAATTAGGAGATATTTGGTTCAGCACTTTTAGCCGGAGAcccaaatcaaatccaaattcttttGTAAAGGGTTACTTAAACCCGTTATGTCCatcaaatattcatgttatacttttatttttttaaatggaaatatTCATGTTATACACTTATACTAATACCCTTAGTTTGCtatcttttaattattaaaaaaaaaacccttacaGTCAAATATTTGACAGAAGGACGCTAATAAAATCTAATTCCATTTGTAATGTAAAGAACAGCTTATACATTGTGCCTACTGCCTAccaaatattcattaaaaattcataatatttttttaatactcatttaaataaaattattatctatctcaatatttaaaacttttcaacattgttttccacattttacattaaaaaaaaaaccagtaaGCATTACTTTAGGGAAACTAAATCACAagctttatttaatatttattaacagccttttatttgtaattaaattttttataaactttatttttaattaaccgcttctttcaaattcaacaactttacttttacaagacCCAAATCAAACACCTGATGTGCGTGGAAGTGCAACACTCACTTGAACCCCAAATGTTGAGAgcatccacacaaaaaaaacacaaaacaaatcctatctataactccaaaaaaaaaaaaaaaaaccaggcTTTATCCTGAATCTTGTTACAAAAAGTCAAAACGGCtaaatattatttcaaaagcaggcttaaaaaaaaaaaaaaaaaaaaaattgaaggccTAAAAGGGCCGAAACTGAAAAACAGAACCAGCCAACCAGGGCCCAAAGCTGGTAAACAAGTCAAAGTGCCCACTGCCCAAACCCCAAATATTTATACCAGAAGACAAAGTGAACGGCTGATACTGATTTTTGGTGAGCAGTTGAGGACTTGAGGGAGGCGGAGAGCAGTCTGAGCAGTGAGCAGCAAAGAATCAGATTCCGAGGCAGTCCAGGCCAGGCGGAGCCGCGGAGGAAGCTTGCTGGCTGGTGCGGTGCTGCCTTGCTTGAGCTAGTGTTGAGAAGATGAGAACAGTGAAGTggagagaattagagagaatgagagacagGCAGAGGCGGAgagcaaagagaaagagaaaggtgaaattttttgttttatttgttttaatttgtagTTGTATTGCggttgatttttggtttgtccagAAGATAATAACATGTAAccggatttatcaaaatttttattttttttagttaaaggGACGTGTCAGATTTTTGTTATTCATAATATTCATCTGTAACTAATTGTTATTTTTGTCCCTACTACCCTTtagcttttaaaattttggggccgggccttaggcaattgcctaactCGCCTAAGGGCCGGCCTGCCCCGAATGAACCCATATGTCTCCTAGCTTTCTTAAAATCCCAGAATCCTCACCTCTAATCTCACAAGCTGAcattaaaaattggatttccAAATCAAATTTGAGCAAGCCCAGCCAGCGAGAGCATTAGCCTCTAAAGCTTAGTGGAGAAGTGCCAGATTGTCTATTTGGTATTGGTCTTTACTCTTTATACAAAACTTTACTAATTGTTCCACGTGACTTGATGATAATTGGTCAGAAACCAAATGCTACCAGCCTTCAATCAAACATCTCATgtgcatctctctctttctcggtTTGTTTTGCACTGTGATTATTTTCTAACCAAATTTGATGTTGTCCAGACGATGGAGCTTCACCATTGGCGGCATTGGCAGCATCCGTTGGTCTTTAATGAAGACGAGAGAAGTGGACGTCTTTGTAAGGGGTGCTTGGAACCAGTATTTGGTCCTAGCTACAGTTGTATAGAAAGTGATTGCGATGGGTACTACGATCATCATAAATCATGTGCTGAACTACCCCTTGGGTTGCACCATCCCTCACATCCAAATCATCCTCTTATTCTCTTCGGcagatataaatatattgaCAACCaagaagaatataaaaaatttagcaaatgCGACGTCTGCGGAGAAAGGAGTAATGAATACAGTTATTGTTGTTACCGTTGCAACTTCAACATTCACATCAGATGTTCTTCTTTATCACTCACCATCCAAACTGAAGTCCATGACCACCAATTGACCCGCCTTTGGAAGCTGTTGAAGTTCACTTGCGACTTCTGTGGCAAAGAAGGCAATCTGCCCTACCTTTGTGCGCAATGCGATTTCGCTATACATTCACGTTGTGCTGCTTGCCCACGCATACTGAAAGTTGATCGTCACAACCACCCTCTCCACCTCACCCCTTCTCTTGAAGTCCATCAATCCGACTCTCCAATTTGCCTACTCTGTGTTCGAAAAGTGGATACACTCTGCCTTTACTATTGCTCAAGATGTGATTTTGTTGCCCACCTCTATTGTGCTATGCTCCCCTGGAACCGGGAGTACATAAATTTGCAGGAACTTAAAGAGGAGCAGTCCACCGAGTCAAAATCTGAAGATTCAGAGCTCCATCAATCCTTTGACTCGAAAATTTGCAAAGTCAAAAAAACCACTGTGGGGGAGGACGGAACTGAAATAGCCATAGAAATCAAACACTTCAGTCACAAGCATGATTTGAAGCTTACTGATGAGATTTCGAATAACACAAAATGCAACGGGTGCGTACAATCCATTCTCTCTCCATTTTACAGCTGTACCCCGTGTAGCTTCTTTCTCCATACATCTTGTTCTaaattacccaaaataaaaCGACACCCAGTTGATTCACACCCTCTCACCCTCAGTTATCAGCAAGCTTCTTTTGTTTGTAATGCCTGTGGCCAGAGGTGCAACGGCTTAAAATACAACTGTAAAAAATGCGGGTATAATTACAATGTTCAatgtattttattatcaaacacCCTCACTCTTGCCTGTCATGAGCATCGTCTTTACCTCTCCATCACATACTCTCCACAAAAGTGTAGTAGTTGTAATtctgaaaaatattatgtattcCGTTGTTCCACTTGTGAATTTGTTCTAGACTTAAAATGTGCTACACTACCACAAACCAAATGGTACAACAAACATGAACATCCCTTCAACCTCCGTTATACTCTTGAAGATGACTCTGGTGAATATTACTGTGATATCTGTGAAGAAGAACGAGATCCCAAGCAATGGTTCTACTACTGTGCAGAGTGCAGCTTTCCTGCTCATCGTGACTGTATTCTTGGGAAAAATCCAAATGTCAAGCAACACATAAAGGCCACCAATTGGGAGGTGCTACACAGTAATTTGActctcacccacacacaatgtACTTTCattgaagaaataaaaaccaatgACAATGTTAAAAGTGATCTATCAATGTGCCtaatataatttcaacattcacaatatttgtTTATAGGAAGACCACTGtcgttttaatttttatgtatatttttcatatagGTTGAGcctttaattctttattttttaatctattgtATTATTATGGTTGTCTATTGGTGTAGTTTTGGGGAACTTTGTTTTTAAGATGAAGCTTATTAGGCATTTTATTGGTTTGTGGCTAATAAGTGTAATATGTGGACATCATGTACATGGGTTCCACACCCCtgctttttaatgaattatttactttttttaatttttttttaaaaaggactTGAACGAAAATCACTTGATATTCATGGACGTTCACTGCTTGTGTTTTTTGGCTTCTAAGATTTTGTTTTCGTTCT comes from Castanea sativa cultivar Marrone di Chiusa Pesio chromosome 3, ASM4071231v1 and encodes:
- the LOC142629525 gene encoding uncharacterized protein LOC142629525 — its product is MRTVKWRELERMRDRQRRRAKRKRKTMELHHWRHWQHPLVFNEDERSGRLCKGCLEPVFGPSYSCIESDCDGYYDHHKSCAELPLGLHHPSHPNHPLILFGRYKYIDNQEEYKKFSKCDVCGERSNEYSYCCYRCNFNIHIRCSSLSLTIQTEVHDHQLTRLWKLLKFTCDFCGKEGNLPYLCAQCDFAIHSRCAACPRILKVDRHNHPLHLTPSLEVHQSDSPICLLCVRKVDTLCLYYCSRCDFVAHLYCAMLPWNREYINLQELKEEQSTESKSEDSELHQSFDSKICKVKKTTVGEDGTEIAIEIKHFSHKHDLKLTDEISNNTKCNGCVQSILSPFYSCTPCSFFLHTSCSKLPKIKRHPVDSHPLTLSYQQASFVCNACGQRCNGLKYNCKKCGYNYNVQCILLSNTLTLACHEHRLYLSITYSPQKCSSCNSEKYYVFRCSTCEFVLDLKCATLPQTKWYNKHEHPFNLRYTLEDDSGEYYCDICEEERDPKQWFYYCAECSFPAHRDCILGKNPNVKQHIKATNWEAKIGRKKECEAALQNLRREIADISQETAEIREMF